The DNA region TGGCCCGCGTGGCCCACGACGACCTCGGCGAGGTCGAGAAGCTGTTCGCCGACCGGGGCGCCGAGGTCGCCGCCGTCATCGCCGAGCCGGTGGTGGGCGCGGGCGGCGTGTACCCGCCCGTCCCCGGCTACCTCGAGGGGCTGCGGCGCCTGTGCGACGAGCACGGCGCGCTGCTGATCATGGACGAGGTGATCTGCGGGTTCGGCCGGCTCGGGGCCTGGTGGGGCTCCCAGCGCTACGGCGTCGTCCCCGACCTCGTCACGTTCGCCAAGGCCGTCACGTCCGGCTACCAGCCCCTCGGCGGCGTGCTCGTCGGGGCGCGGGTGCGGGAGGCCCTCGAGTCCGACCCTGCCTACGTGCTGCGCACCGGGTTCACCTACAGCGGCCACCCGGCGGCGTGCGCGGCCGCGATGGCCGCCCTCGACGTCACCGAGCGGGAGGGCCTGGTCGACCGGGCCGTCGCCGTCGGCCGGCGCCTGGAGGACGGGCTGCGGTCGATCCCGTCCGGGCTCGTCGAGGGCGTGCGGGGCGACGGCGCGGTGTGGGCCGCGGTCATGCCCGAGGGGGTCGACGCCGTCGCCGTGCGCGACGCGATGATGCGCTCGGGCGTGATCGCCAGGGCGCTCGGGCCGGCGGCGCTCGCCTTCTGCCCGCCCCTCGTCATCGAGGACGAGGCGCTGGACCGCTGCGTGGAGGTGCTGGGGACGGCGGTGCGGGAGGTCCGCCGGGGAGACGATCCTCGGGGTTGAGCTCCTCGAGCTCGCGG from Acidimicrobiales bacterium includes:
- a CDS encoding aminotransferase class III-fold pyridoxal phosphate-dependent enzyme — translated: MAPPAFLHPFARPASDDFVTIVRGEGATVWDDAGNAYVDALASLWYCNAGHGRAEIADAVHAQLRTLDNFHTFDRFTNEPADRLCERLAALAPMPDARVFLTCSGSEAVDTALKLARVTAVLRGEPERQVVVGRVNSYHGTAYGGTSVQGLPLNQEGWGPLLGEVARVAHDDLGEVEKLFADRGAEVAAVIAEPVVGAGGVYPPVPGYLEGLRRLCDEHGALLIMDEVICGFGRLGAWWGSQRYGVVPDLVTFAKAVTSGYQPLGGVLVGARVREALESDPAYVLRTGFTYSGHPAACAAAMAALDVTEREGLVDRAVAVGRRLEDGLRSIPSGLVEGVRGDGAVWAAVMPEGVDAVAVRDAMMRSGVIARALGPAALAFCPPLVIEDEALDRCVEVLGTAVREVRRGDDPRG